Below is a genomic region from Amphiura filiformis chromosome 19, Afil_fr2py, whole genome shotgun sequence.
GAATCCCACACATGGCTAAATTTGTAATAAATATGCCCCTGCATGAGAAGTGGTAAGCAGTCATATATGATGACACATTGACCTCAAAAAGGCCTTCTTCCAGAAAATGACCCCACATACCGTACAAAGGTCCAAAATTAATTTCACTCCAAtagtaaaggtaaaggtaaaggagacgatcctgtataaacagtgatcggagtgcccatctctctttcattggcgattgggccagactcctacATGTAATGTTGCTCTAGGGGGAtagctacacctcctctacagcgagtctgttaccttcccagtatTTAAGAATGtaggtacccatttaaacacctgggtggagaggagtaatcgagataaagtgccttactcaagggcacaacacgatggcgtcgccgaggctcgaacccgcaaccttccgattatgagtcagtgcccgttccgctatgCCACCGTACTCACTCCAATAGCCCTTTCAAAACAATAGCATCTTTATCGTTAAATTTCTTAACTTCACATcgcatagtgcaaactattcttttcccgATTCCCTTGAGCTATaggaacaaattattaatttgctTCCATCTTTACGCAAATCGGGGCAAATTTAGTTTCAACCCCTGTCCTACGCAAACCTTTCCAGTAGGGGAGAAACACTGAAACAGTATTCAAATGGGGCTGATTTGAAATGACATTTTGTTCTTTACGTCCCGATTTCACCTGAGATCAAGAATAACTGGCACTTGACCCACTGGTTACACCTTTGcatttcaaaatatcaacaaaatttTATATCGATTTTAATTACTTAAAATACAATGTTAGTTTGATTACAATTTCCTAAAGTTTAAGTAAATGTTTAAAGTAAATATGAGATACACTAACGTGAGCGGAAAACTAAAGAAAAcataaaatttcttaattttcttATAACACCGGGATAATGCTGCAGATACAAGATTTTTAGTTTTGTAAGGGACCATTCAATATTACGCCAGGGGAGTGGGAGTTTTCATCAAAAAAATCGACAATAAggcataatgtacaatcttataatatgaaattggttattatTTTTTtcgaacctgattttttggcatattgcaatgtttacacatgtcccaactcgcacctaaatggaatccgacaaatttgttgtgtttataggtcaacagagcaaagttcataaagtcataattcatgactttatgtcctcctatagaactaggcctacatgttaaacGGCAAAAATAACCAAcaggatttctttcactttaccttgttatttcagtgtATTATTTAAGAATTTTGAGtacagaataacaaatttaaaattggaaggaaattgtacattggggctttaaaacttaacattccccttTATGGTTGAAGTAAAAAATTCagattcccccctcaagaccccccccccccaaatcggATTCTCTCTTAAAACTCCTACTctccctggcgtaaatattgaacggtccctaaaagctTGCATTATCAGCACTATTCAGGTTGGgataacttcattttcaaaatgacTGGTATTGATTTAGCAGCCTAAAAACTAAGTTAGACAAAATAGGGGAAAAAGCTGCGCATCTTGATCATTTTTTGTAATATTAGAAAAAGGTTGTTGGATTTCTTTTCCCACGCTTCAGaaccaaattttgccattttgattaTGAAAAGGGGAGGCTGGTAGCACCTAAaatcgaaatttatttatttttactaatAAAATAGTGGTTTTcaaaatttctttctttccttcattcttcTCGTCGTTTCCTTCCTTCTCTTTCTTTAACCCCCGATCTCCACATTTTCATTCTCCCTTCTTTGCATGCAGCTCCTTTCATTCAAAACGTATGGTACTTATGATTAGTTCTGTAGTTTGAATATCTTTACACCCTTTTCTTCTGCAACAACCAATGTTTTTTCATCATCCATCAATGCTAAGCCTGCTGGGAAGAGTACATCCTTGGTGAGGCAGTTAATGTAGGCCCCTGTCTCAGCTGAGTAGCTATAGATGCCATGATAATAGCTAGATATGTAGATATCATTTGTTGATGTACAGCATATGCCAAGTGGATCCCACCCTGAATTAGGTGGAGATTTAAGGGTCTGCAGATGAACCCCGTTTTTATTGAGAATATGAACACCAGCGCTGCTGTCTCCGTCTGTTACGATGATTTTGTCATCACGAGATACCGTAATAAACCATGGCCTAATGGTGACTTTGAAGCTGATGATGTGCGTCCCATCTAGATGATGCTTGCTGATGTATTTTTGGTTAGTCTCACCCACCAGTAAATTGTTGTAGTTGTTAATTGCTAAGCCCCAATGCTGTGTAATTTGAGCATGAGATGTAACATTGTCAGGTGATTTGGTAGGAAATTGATGCTTCAGGTTTCCTTTCCCGTCATACACACTGACAGACGCTGTGCAGTCGGTAACAAAGAGTTTACCATCTGAGCTGACAACAACATTCCATGGCCTACTAGAAAACTTAATCGAAGATTTAAACTGCCCATCTTTCTtgtaaactcatcccaaaaagaaagtatccagtttgattttggctcataagtcaaagatggggtcttaaatcaagacctaccaaaagtatgttacagataaatttattccacacagtttgatacctcatttgtccaaatcgatgcggAATTGATTACACAGCGACCTTTTAAACGCAacgacctcaattttaaaagttgcagtaattcctattggtgtggttttcctgcttctcaagattagTCATAAAGGTACCCAATAACAGAGACGAATGAAGACTGTTtaacttcacttcatgtgttttattgaatacagatactcttttagTCCTTCCTTAATGTTTTGCCCTTCACTCTTTACATcttctcctgctgcatcaatgactgccagacaGCTGCGGAGCATGCTCTCAGTGAGACGTCTGATGCGCccttgatctatcgctgcccataattgagtagcaggaccaaatcaataggaattactgcaacttttaaatggaggtgattgcattcaaacggtcactgtgtcatcaattctgcgtTGATTTGAAcacatgaggtatcaaactgtgcggaataaatttatctgtaacatacttttagtaGGTTTTGATTTATGGCCACATCTGTGACTTATGgaataaaatcaaactggatactttctttttgggatgagtttatatCTTGACTGCTGCATCATTACAATCTGCGACTGCAATATCTCCTACGTGTGTTATCGCAACACCACGTCCACCTATCAGCTTTCCAGCACCATGATTTCCAAATGAGTTATCCACTTTCCCAACTCCAACACCTTCTTTGCGTTGCTTGACTACCACGGATCCCAGCTTTTGAGTAGTATCCTGGCCAATGTGAGCTTGTTTGAAGTGAACTGCTGCTTTCTGTTTATCCACAGGTGCTAGTTTTACATCACGTAGCTCCGTCAAGTTGGTTTTCAATGATGTGTAGATTAGAGCCAAATCATAATCAGATCCTGTCTTCACCACTTCAGTTGCCATCTGTAATGCCGTTTGGAGTCGTATTTGAAAAACCTGTATCTCATCCGTCTGAGCATCAAGCTGTTTCTTAGTGACGGCCGCTGCCTTATCAACCTCTCTTTTCAGCTGATCCCTGTTGTCTTCCAGCAGTTTAAGTGCTTTGTTGAAAGACTCGTCGATTTCTACTTTGGCTTTAGTGGCATTTTTATTGAGCTGATTTGAAACATCCGTCACCATTTTTAACGCAGTTTCAGTTCTATTTGTAACAACTTCGCAATTCTGAATCAGTTGTTCAATTTCTTTCTTGTGTCCCTTTGAAGCCCTCTCAAGGTTCACCAGAGTATGACTTGATGCAGGATGGTCTACTACAGTGCAATCACGACATGTCAACACGCAACACGTTTCACAGTAGAACCACAGGACTTGATCTTCATGGATGTTGCAATACTTCTTCTGAGACAGATTCCTAATATCTACCTTCCCTGATTTCAGATCCTCACATGGAATTACCTTATGATTACTAAAGGTTTTGAGCTTATTATGCATAGCAATACAACCCCCACATATGAAACCCCCACAGCTAGAACAATGTCCTTCAACTCTTTCGTCAACAGCTCCACAGCTTACGCAAGGCACCACTGCGTCTCTTGATTGAAGCGTCATTGCAGTAGCCTGTCTATCCTTCAGCGTGTTGATAAAGAAGTTCGTTCTAAAAGCTTTAACACCATCACCAGGTATGGGAAATTCTTGGGCGCATATTGGACATCTTATTGTATCTTTTTTACCTTCAGCCCATTGAGTAAGACATTTCATGCAATATGTATGGAGACATGGTAAAGCTTTAGGTTCTTCAATTGTACACAGACAGATTCCACATTCTGTGAGGTCCTTGTTGTTAGATATAGGTTTGGATTCTGCCATGGTGATTTATCTGATAaccttaaataaataacaaataacaaaagaaaaacaaaaatgtactttattactgaaaaaacaaaaatattcattttaaagaatggagcaaagttaaaaaataatggggttaagggctggggtatgaacgtttggacagtatttattttgggacatcagagcacatcagacatatcgaattgcattctgaatacgaagaatgtcattctgatatcaaataattttgatttttgaaattcgcaatttaatacacattttatggcaaatcattaaaattgatatttttgatatataacagtacttgaagtaaattttagaaatctgatgatttatacttaaagtgtatgtaggtgggatgaaaagccgacgatcaattgaaaattttgacctttcgtattgaagatatggatttttttcccaaaacgccaaaaaaaaattaggtcttttgggaaaaaatccatatcttcaatatgaaaggtcaaaattttcaattgaccgtcggcttttcctccctgctacatacactttaagaatataacattagatttatataatttacttcgaggactgttatatatcaaaaatttgaaaaatatcaatttttataatttgtcataacatttaatattatattgtgattttaaaaatgaaaattatttgatatcagaaagacatgcttcgtattcaaaatgcaattcgataggtctgaggtgctctcatgtcccacaaaaaatactgtcgaaacgcaataaacgctcattttagatcccttaaatgaagCAAAAATTGTTGTGCCACCTTTATATaaacaaaaactaaaaaataatttttaaaaaacacaTCAAATCAAGGGAACTTAAATACGGTAAAATAGCGAAGTAGTACAATAATATTATACAAGGATCTGGAAAAATATGGCCAAAAGGAAAAAACAAATCAAGGGAACCTAAATCATGAAATAACACCACCGAGTACATGATTGTACTATTTACTGACTTGTAACCACTATAGTTTTATAATTTCCCTTCTACAAGGGTGTACGGCGGCACTTTGCACCCGCTGCC
It encodes:
- the LOC140140421 gene encoding E3 ubiquitin-protein ligase TRIM56-like → MAESKPISNNKDLTECGICLCTIEEPKALPCLHTYCMKCLTQWAEGKKDTIRCPICAQEFPIPGDGVKAFRTNFFINTLKDRQATAMTLQSRDAVVPCVSCGAVDERVEGHCSSCGGFICGGCIAMHNKLKTFSNHKVIPCEDLKSGKVDIRNLSQKKYCNIHEDQVLWFYCETCCVLTCRDCTVVDHPASSHTLVNLERASKGHKKEIEQLIQNCEVVTNRTETALKMVTDVSNQLNKNATKAKVEIDESFNKALKLLEDNRDQLKREVDKAAAVTKKQLDAQTDEIQVFQIRLQTALQMATEVVKTGSDYDLALIYTSLKTNLTELRDVKLAPVDKQKAAVHFKQAHIGQDTTQKLGSVVVKQRKEGVGVGKVDNSFGNHGAGKLIGGRGVAITHVGDIAVADCNDAAVKI